The following proteins are co-located in the Schistocerca nitens isolate TAMUIC-IGC-003100 chromosome 2, iqSchNite1.1, whole genome shotgun sequence genome:
- the LOC126234952 gene encoding uncharacterized protein LOC126234952: protein MDGKHIHIKCPQASGYHFAMVDASYTFLYVDVGTNGRVGDAGVFSKSKPQECLIDRSILNIPEGRKLGNTNITPPMVVLADHAFTLSYNIMKPYPLKGITKEEKVFNYRLSQGRRLVESSFDILASRFRIFLTAINLPAENVKMLPQLHWLPAHCTTC, encoded by the coding sequence ATGGACGGAAAGCATATTCATATTAAATGCCCACAAGCTAGTGGATATCACTTTGCCATGGTAGATGCTTCCTACACATTTTTGTATGTTGATGTAGGGACTAATGGGCGTGTTGGTGAtgctggagtgttttcaaaaagcaAACCACAGGAGTGTCTCATTGACCGATCTATTCTCAACATTCCTGAAGGCAGGAAGCTTGGGAACACAAACATTACACCTCCAATGGTTGTACTGGCAGATCATGCTTTTACTCTGAGCTACAACATTATGAAACCATACCCCTTAAAAGGAATCACAAAGGAAGAAAAGGTTTTCAATTACAGACTGTCACAAGGAAGAAGATTAGTGGAGAGCAGCTTTGACATTCTTGCAAGTCGTTTCAGGATTTTTCTTACTGCCATTAATCTGCCTGCAGAAAATGTTAAAATGTTACCACAATTACACTGGCTGCCTGCACACTGCACAACTTGTTAA